Part of the Pseudomonas abietaniphila genome is shown below.
CTCACCTGATAGTCCGAAGGCGAGACGGTCACGTCCTTGAAACTGGTGTTAGTGGCGGTCGTGCCTCCTTGGGTGACTTCTCGGGACACCCAGCCGAAAATACGAATGTTGGAGACGTTTGACAGCACCCGTAGAAGAGGCGCGCTGACCTGCGTGTTGTTGGCGAACAGCGTGTAGTTGCCGGCATCCGGGTTGGACAGCGGCGTGTAGTCGGACAGATTGTAGCCGTCGACTTTCAGGCTGGTGTACTCCTTGCCCCACGTGTGCGCGTCGGTCGGGATATAGGCGCGGGTCAGGATGGTCTGCGTGGTGGTGTCGACTTCGCGGTAGCCGCCATAAAGCACTTTGCGCAGGGCGTCTGCCCGGGAAGTGGTGAGGTAGTTGAGGTAGTCACCGCTCCAGCTTCCTGGGCATTTTTTCAGGTTGGCGGCGGTGGTTTTCGAGGCGGCCGTGAAGTAGCCGCTGCCGTAGGTGTAACACGTCAGGGAGTCAAAATAGCCCAGATAGTCGATCGAGGGTTTGTAGCGGATATCGATCGAACCGTTGCCGTCGAGGTCCGAGGCGTCGTTATACGCCGGGAAAAAAAGCTTATGGTCGCGCCCGACGACCAGCATGTTCAGCGGCGGCACCGAGTTATTGAGGAACAGGGGAAGTTGCGCCGGGACCTGACTTACAACGGCCTCCGCGGTCGCAGGCAACATCAGACTGCTCAGGGCGACAACGATGAAACTGGCGACTGCTTTTTTACTCATGATTTTCTGCCAGAGACACATGTTCATCAGTTGGATACCCCGACTACCGATCGCAGGATGACCCGCTGGGTGACCGCATCGCTCGTGCACAGGACCGTAGACGCGCACGCATTGATTTCGTAATAACGATGACAGTTGCTCTTGGCCACGTTCAGCAACGCGCAGTTATTCTGGCTTTGTGGGGATACCAGCGAGGTGATGTCGACAACGTACCACTGGATTCTTACGCCGTTATACGCGTTAGCCGGAACGGCGTTCACCACGCCCCCGTCATTCACGCCGAACCGCGTCGGGGTATCGCCGTTGGTGTTGGCCGGAACACTGACGGGTTGAAGTATCGCCTTGCAATCGGCGCATTGAATCTTCTGTTCACCGATTCGCAATCCCGCTTCGGCTGCGCTGGTCAGGTTTTTTTGCTGTTTGAGGTTACCGGTGATCCGCGATTCCAGCGAAACGCCGCGCATGCTCGAGAGCGCCAGCAGCGTGATGATCAACAGCATCATGAGTGCCACCAGGAGGGTCGCACCGGATTGACGTCTGCCGGTCAGGTGTTCGATCCGTTTCAATCGCACGTTCATGGCATAAGGTTCCTGACCATGAATGTGCCCTGCACGATCTGGTAAATACTTTTTGTGTCGCTATAGGTGGTGCTGTAACGGGTGTTCCACTCTCTCAGCGCTGGCGAGATATCGGCCGTGTCGAGAAGGCTGCTGGTGCCTGGACTTTGCATCAGGACCGAGTAACGGACCATACGGACGGTGCCCGCTGGAGAGACGCCGTATGCCTTGATATTTCTTTCGTTAACATCGCCGGCACCGTATTCAAAGCGCATGTCTTTAACGCCGGTGACCAGTGGAACCGTATTGCTGCCCGTGGTGCAGGTGATGGCTTTGGCCGCACTGTCGAAGGCGATCTTTTCCGTGATCACCGGATTTTGCTGTCCATAGGGTGTTGCGATCGCATTTTTGGAAGCGTTCGAAAGCGCCGTCCCCTGACACGTGACATCGGCCCGGTTGCTGGCCTGATACTGAATGCACAGCGTTGTTGCGGATACGGCCAGGACCGGTACGTTTTCACTGGAAAAATTGCAATCGCTCAACGTGCTGTTGATCGCCAGAGGCTTAAGAATGTTGCTTCGGTACCCGGCTTTAGACAGCTCCTGCGCAAGGAGGCCAAGTGCAAAACGGCCGTTTTCCTGGTTGCCGACCTGGCCCTGCTGAAAAAGATAGCTTTTCTGATTACTGATGAAAATCTGCGTCACGCCCAGAATCAGAAAACAGCCGATGACCATCGCGACCATCAGTTCGATGAGAGAAAGGCCGCGCTGACGACCACGCGACTGTTTTGAAGCCGGCGTCCACTTCATCAAAGGCGAGTCCTTAGCTTGTACGTACACGTTCCATTGGCGCCGCCGTCCAGGCAGTCGCTGGGGTTTTTCACTTTCCAGGCCACTTGTATCTCAACTTCGGTGTCCAAAATGGTGTCCGTCCCGCAGGCAGCGGCTTTTATATCGCCAGCCACAATGCTGCGGCAGATATAGAACAAGTTCACCGCCAAATCTTCAGCACCGGGTAACGAGGCTCTGGCCCGGTTCGCCCAGCAGCCTATCTGTTGAGTCGCAACTGTCGGGGTGGGGATGCAGCTGGACGCGGCGGCCTGAAAGGTAGCCCCGGGTGCTTTCATGCAGTCGTTCGTCCCGGTGCATGTCGTCGAGGCGCGAAGGATTTCCACCAGATCATCCACCAGCATCATCGCGGTATTACGTTGCACCGAATCCTGAGTGTAAGGAATCGCCTTGCTCTGAAGGGCGACCATGCCCAGCACGCCGACCACGGTAATCAGCAGACTGACCAGCACTTCGATCATGCTGAAGCCGGCACAGCGACGGCGCATGCCCACGATCATCAACATTCTCCCGGTCTTACGGTAGAAGGTGCGGTAATCCGCCCGCTCGCCTGGACGCCGATGTACTGCGTCGCGACCTTGTTATCGGTGCTGTGGCTGACCGCGAAACAAGCTGTGCTGGACACGGTCCCCGTCGACGCAAAGACGAGGCTGCCGACGGCCGTTACGATGCTGATACCGGTCTGAAAGCCCGATGTGCCGATTTGTCTAAGGTTGACGCTGGTCGCAGCCGCGCCAGACGCATAAGCGACAGTGACGTTGCCGTTCCACGCCCCACTGGCTCCGCCCGGCGCTTGAATGGTGACGCGCGTGCCGCGGGTGACGGCCTCTGCGCGGGAATACTGCAAGAGGTCGTAAAGCTCGTTACTGGTCGCGGTCACGGCGCTCTTGTGAATCATGTAGCTGAAGCTCGGAATTGCAATCGCCGCAAAAACGCCGACGATCACCACCACCACGATCAATTCGATCAAGGTAAACCCGGCGCTGTTGCCCCTGTGAGGACCCTGCCAACGGCGATGCAGATTCGGGCGTGTGTGTGGACACGGACGCCCTGCGCTGAAATCCATCAAGGAAATTCCATTTTTCGTTCGAAATATGGTGATACTACTCAGGTTCGAAGTCGCTATGTAGTGGATGTCCGGGGATATTCGCCGGACCAGTGGCATGGCGCCAATTGTTGGCCATTGTCGAGTCGGTTTATCAGCCACCTGTTGGGCGCAAACCGGCGTTAATTTTCTATTGATGATCGGGTTCTGCATGTCCAGGCAACACGTGGTAATCGTCGGCGGTGGCGTCATCGGTCTTTTGACCGCCTTTAACCTCGCGTCAAAGGTTCAGAGTGTGGTGCTGCTCGACCGTTCCGGGGTGGGGCAAGAGTCTTCCTGGGCCGGCGGCGGTATCGTTTCGCCGCTGTACCCTTGGCGCTACAGCCCGGCCGTGACCGCGTTGGCGCACTGGTCGCAGGATTTCTATCCACAGCTGGCCGAGCGGTTGCTCAAGGTCACGGGTATTGATCCCGAGGTGCACCAGACCGGTCTCTACTGGCTTGATCTTGACGACGAGAAGGAAGCGCTGGAGTGGGCGCAACGGTTGAATCGCCCGCTGTCTTCCGTGGACATTTCCCAGGTGCACGATGCCGTTCCGGTGATGGGCGGCGGCTATTCGCGTGCGGTGTACATGCCCGACATCGCCAACGTGCGGAATCCCCGTCTGGTCAAATCGCTCAAGGCGGCGTTGCTGGCCATGCCGAACGTGACGATTCACGAGCAGAGTGAAGTCAGTGATTTTGTGCGCGATGGCGACAGGATCATCGGGGTGAGCACCGCTGCAGGTGACGTACTCGGTGACAGCGTGGTGCTGGCGGCCGGGGCGTGGAGCGGCGACCTGCTCGGCAAGCTCGGTCTTGAGTTGCCGGTCGAGCCGGTGAAGGGGCAAATGATTCTGTTCAAGTGCGCGGCGGATTTCCTGCCCAGCATGATCCTCGCCAAAGGTCGCTACGCGATCCCTCGTCGTGACGGGCACATTCTGATTGGCAGCACGCTGGAATATGAAGGCTACGACAAGACACCGACCGACGCGGCGCTTGAAAGCCTGAAGGCGTCGGCGGTCGAGCTGATCCCCGCATTGGCGGACGCCGAGGTGGTGGGGCACTGGTCAGGATTGCGGCCGGGCTCTCCCGAGGGGATTCCGTTCATTGGTCCGGTACCGAATTACGAGGGGCTGTGGCTGAACTGCGGCCATTTCCGGAACGGACTGGTGCTGGCCCCCGCGTCCTGTCAGTTGCTGACCGATTTAATCGTGGGTGATGCGCCGATTATCGATCCGATGCCGTATGCGCCAGAAGGAAGAATTCAGAGCTAAAGCGTCATTGCCTTCTGTACCAGCAGGTGCAGGGCCTCGGTATTTTCGAGCAGTTCTTTGAGCAGAGGTTCATCGATATCCATGTAGCCTTCGTATTCCGCAAGGTTGCGTCGTTCGTGGCAAAGTGCAAACAGGCGGACCTGCACTTTGTCGAGGGCAATGGTATGAGGCAAGCACTGGAAAACCAGGTATCGCCGGTCAGAGCGGTACCCCATCAAGCGCATCGCGGCGAGAGCCAGCGCATGTGCAGCGTTGTAGCCCAGGTCGAAGCGGCTGGCGTAGGAAAGGGTGGAGTTGTGCGCGTCCCGGAGGCGGTCTGCTGCAGAGCGAATCAGTCCGGCGCATTCCTTGGTGTCGTAAGGTTCAAGCTTTAAACCGCCACTGCGCACAAGGTTATCGAGATTGTCATTGCTGCCCATTCCTTGGCGTACTCCCTTATTCGCTTCCAATGATCTTGATCTTGTCCTGCTCGGCCACGCGCATCACGAAGCTGTTTCCGGCTTTGAGCTTCGCCGTCCAATCAGCGGGCGAATAAAGCGTCGGGTTGATTGTTCTGCCCAGTAATTCCTCGATCGGGATCATACGCTCCATCACTTCGCTGTAACTGATTCCTTCGCCTATCAGCATCAAGTCAATGTCACTGGATGTGTTCGCGGTCCCTTTCGCGATTGATCCATAGATGAAGGCTTGCTGAAGACGGTCCGCAAACGGCATCAATTCCACTCGCAAGTGATCGGCAATGCCGAAGGTCTTGCGCACGATAGCCACCAATTCCTGGAAAACAGGATTTTCGGGATTGGCCTGGTAGTGAATCTGATTACCTTGGCGGGTCGCCGTGAGCAGGCCGGCGGAGTGCAGTTTCTCCAG
Proteins encoded:
- a CDS encoding pilus assembly PilX family protein, encoding MNVRLKRIEHLTGRRQSGATLLVALMMLLIITLLALSSMRGVSLESRITGNLKQQKNLTSAAEAGLRIGEQKIQCADCKAILQPVSVPANTNGDTPTRFGVNDGGVVNAVPANAYNGVRIQWYVVDITSLVSPQSQNNCALLNVAKSNCHRYYEINACASTVLCTSDAVTQRVILRSVVGVSN
- a CDS encoding prepilin-type N-terminal cleavage/methylation domain-containing protein, producing MKWTPASKQSRGRQRGLSLIELMVAMVIGCFLILGVTQIFISNQKSYLFQQGQVGNQENGRFALGLLAQELSKAGYRSNILKPLAINSTLSDCNFSSENVPVLAVSATTLCIQYQASNRADVTCQGTALSNASKNAIATPYGQQNPVITEKIAFDSAAKAITCTTGSNTVPLVTGVKDMRFEYGAGDVNERNIKAYGVSPAGTVRMVRYSVLMQSPGTSSLLDTADISPALREWNTRYSTTYSDTKSIYQIVQGTFMVRNLMP
- the pilV gene encoding type IV pilus modification protein PilV, which codes for MIVGMRRRCAGFSMIEVLVSLLITVVGVLGMVALQSKAIPYTQDSVQRNTAMMLVDDLVEILRASTTCTGTNDCMKAPGATFQAAASSCIPTPTVATQQIGCWANRARASLPGAEDLAVNLFYICRSIVAGDIKAAACGTDTILDTEVEIQVAWKVKNPSDCLDGGANGTCTYKLRTRL
- a CDS encoding GspH/FimT family pseudopilin: MIELIVVVVIVGVFAAIAIPSFSYMIHKSAVTATSNELYDLLQYSRAEAVTRGTRVTIQAPGGASGAWNGNVTVAYASGAAATSVNLRQIGTSGFQTGISIVTAVGSLVFASTGTVSSTACFAVSHSTDNKVATQYIGVQASGRITAPSTVRPGEC
- the thiO gene encoding glycine oxidase ThiO — protein: MSRQHVVIVGGGVIGLLTAFNLASKVQSVVLLDRSGVGQESSWAGGGIVSPLYPWRYSPAVTALAHWSQDFYPQLAERLLKVTGIDPEVHQTGLYWLDLDDEKEALEWAQRLNRPLSSVDISQVHDAVPVMGGGYSRAVYMPDIANVRNPRLVKSLKAALLAMPNVTIHEQSEVSDFVRDGDRIIGVSTAAGDVLGDSVVLAAGAWSGDLLGKLGLELPVEPVKGQMILFKCAADFLPSMILAKGRYAIPRRDGHILIGSTLEYEGYDKTPTDAALESLKASAVELIPALADAEVVGHWSGLRPGSPEGIPFIGPVPNYEGLWLNCGHFRNGLVLAPASCQLLTDLIVGDAPIIDPMPYAPEGRIQS
- a CDS encoding nucleotidyltransferase domain-containing protein is translated as MSIGDALFTTTQQRLLGLLYGHPERSFYTNEIGRWAQVGRGSMVRELEKLHSAGLLTATRQGNQIHYQANPENPVFQELVAIVRKTFGIADHLRVELMPFADRLQQAFIYGSIAKGTANTSSDIDLMLIGEGISYSEVMERMIPIEELLGRTINPTLYSPADWTAKLKAGNSFVMRVAEQDKIKIIGSE